A window from Primulina huaijiensis isolate GDHJ02 chromosome 11, ASM1229523v2, whole genome shotgun sequence encodes these proteins:
- the LOC140987190 gene encoding uncharacterized protein — MVREVSESCVESLLTEIVSSYCNGFYANKPELAARRIEAIGFQVGHQLSERYTMDRPRFTDHLEAIKFICKDFWSELFKKQIDNLKTNHRGTFVLQDNQFRWLAHMSVDLSVEASGSIQDPSAMADNKEAQATGMHLYFPCGIIRGALSNLGIPCAVSADISNLPACSFVVRIKA; from the exons ATGGTGAGGGAAGTGTCGGAAAGTTGCGTGGAGAGTCTGCTCACGGAGATCGTCTCCTCTTATTGCAACGGCTTCTACGCCAACAAGCCCGAGCTAGCTGCCCGAAGGATCGAAGCCATTGGCTTTCAGGTTGGCCACCAACTGTCTGAGAG ATATACAATGGATCGACCTAGGTTCACGGATCATCTGGAGGCTATCAAGTTCATTTGCAAGGACTTTTGGTCTGAACTATTCAAGAAGCAGATTGATAATTTAAAGACAAATCACAGA GGAACTTTTGTATTACAAGATAATCAGTTTCGGTGGCTTGCACATATGTCAGTTGACCTGTCGGTAGAAGCCTCTGGTTCTATTCAAGATCCTTCAGCAATGGCAGACAATAAGGAAGCTCAAGCTACCGGCATGCATCTTTACTTTCCTTGCGGAATAATAAGGGGAGCACTTTCAAACTTGGGTATACCATGTGCAGTTTCAGCAGATATATCCAACCTTCCAGCAT GTTCTTTTGTGGTTCGTATAAAAGCCTGA